A single region of the Fusarium keratoplasticum isolate Fu6.1 chromosome 7, whole genome shotgun sequence genome encodes:
- a CDS encoding FAD-binding-2 domain-containing protein, with product MTALSSSTHALRSVTLLVTSVSRHTTQTLRPLKSQYLRQHRYTSVITDAKASSFDRVTDVLVVGSGAAALTAAARSRSLQMDTLVAEKTDKIGGTTAYSGGGVWVPCNHLQAQNGISDSPRDAATYINSIVREGAPASTPARRAAYLEFSPEMAKFLDDQGFKWNLDLPYPDYHALEPGASVTSRSISPAPFDLRTLSNKWQSHLRTPTDWQPVMTSVEARSLFRFGASIGDFLKAVQLVALRPLWAIMRGKKLVAAGVGLIAQLLHINLCLGTQFWTDAGLDRLLTTPAGDVVGALIERDGKLLRVQAKRGVILAAGGFSRNPEMRERFLQQPTQAEWSLTAPEDKGDAIRAAMDVGADMALMKHAWWMPCLMDNGKPMLDVYARSFPHSIIVDQSGRRYFNESECYCDAGNNMLARNGETPSIHSWEILDSRHRRRYMLGRLLPGFTPRKCITSGFLYKDSSLSGLAKQIGVDEHQLQETVERFNKFALDGVDQDFQRGLNPYNKMFSDPSHGPNPNLGTMEKGPFYAVKIYPGDIGTKGGLVTDERARVLNKQGQLIKGLYATGNTTASVFGSRYPGSGGTLGPGMTFGYVAATDMAGQ from the coding sequence ATGACTGCtctttcttcctccactCATGCTTTGCGGTCAGTGACTTTGCTAGTCACGAGCGTATCGAGACATACAACTCAGACCCTCAGGCCATTGAAAAGCCAGTACCTACGCCAACATCGGTACACCTCTGTCATTACCGATGCGAAGGCGAGCTCCTTTGACCGTGTCACGGATGTTTTAGTCGTGGGATCCGGGGCCGCGGCTCTGACGGCTGCCGCCAGGAGCCGCTCTCTTCAGATGGACACACTTGTTGCAGAGAAGACGGACAAGATTGGAGGAACGACGGCCTACTCTGGCGGTGGTGTATGGGTTCCTTGcaatcatctccaagctcaaaATGGAATTTCCGATTCGCCTCGAGATGCAGCGACCTATATCAACTCAATCGTCAGAGAAGGAGCGCCAGCCAGCACACCAGCACGAAGAGCCGCGTACCTCGAGTTCAGCcccgagatggccaagttcctcgacgaTCAAGGTTTCAAATGGAATCTAGACCTGCCATACCCCGACTACCATGCCCTAGAGCCTGGGGCAAGCGTTACAAGCAGAAGCATATCACCAGCTCCATTCGACCTAAGAACTCTGAGTAATAAATGGCAGAGCCACTTGCGCACACCCACCGACTGGCAGCCCGTCATGACCTCGGTGGAGGCGCGATCTCTGTTTCGGTTTGGAGCCTCTATTGGAGACTTCCTCAAGGCTGTTCAGTTGGTGGCTCTAAGGCCACTATGGGCAATAATGCGCGGCAAGAAACTCGTCGCCGCCGGAGTTGGGTTGATTGCTCAACTCTTGCACATCAATCTGTGCCTCGGCACGCAGTTTTGGACCGATGCTGGATTGGATCGGCTCCTCACGACTCCTGCTGGCGATGTGGTAGGTGCCCTCATCGAACGTGATGGGAAACTTCTCAGGGTCCAGGCCAAGAGGGGAGTGAtccttgctgctggtggATTCTCTAGAAACCCAGAGATGCGAGAGCGATTCCTGCAGCAGCCCACACAGGCTGAATGGAGTCTGACAGCGCCAGAAGACAAAGGAGACGCCATCAGGGCTGCAATGGATGTTGGGGCAGACATGGCCCTCATGAAGCACGCTTGGTGGATGCCATGCCTCATGGATAACGGCAAGCCCATGTTGGACGTCTATGCCCGCTCATTTCCTCACTCCATCATTGTCGACCAGTCCGGGCGGCGTTATTTTAATGAGTCTGAGTGTTATTGCGACGCTGGCAACAACATGCTTGCAAGAAATGGGGAAACGCCGTCCATTCATTCCTGGGAAATTCTTGACTCCCGTCACAGAAGAAGGTATATGCTGGGCCGTCTGCTTCCAGGTTTCACGCCCAGGAAATGCATCACGTCGGGATTCTTATACAAGGATTCAAGTCTCAGTGGTCTAGCCAAACAGATCGGCGTCGACGAGCACCAGCTGCAGGAAACAGTCGAGCGGTTTAACAAGTTTGCTCTAGATGGCGTCGACCAAGATTTCCAGCGCGGCCTTAACCCCTACAACAAAATGTTTAGTGACCCAAGCCATGGACCAAATCCCAACTTGGGTACCATGGAGAAGGGGCCCTTCTATGCAGTCAAGATATACCCCGGCGACATTGGCACCAAAGGCGGCCTGGTAACTGATGAGCGCGCCAGGGTTCTGAACAAGCAAGGCCAGCTTATCAAGGGCCTGTACGCGACGGGTAATACCACGGCAAGTGTGTTTGGGTCTAGATATCCTGGATCTGGAGGTACCCTTGGGCCTGGAATGACCTTTGGGTATGTTGCTGCTACAGATATGGCTGGTCAATGA
- a CDS encoding Zn(2)-C6 fungal-type domain-containing protein, translated as MAFTEVLQQRSDKAYLHLRGAAALMVGQGNGSSAAVTQDEGMSTLFEKLDLHTATYVLTRSPGLPSLHPATPHSMPVSPDRTLYRILHACYHFISTAQQYKYTNSSLIPSNILIEQGRHLGNLKQWLSCHQLGPSRPAADPQSEQLIILRAQCLAGLISSANVLQPYETAYDKYEREFKEIITLAEALFEIQSEVIKSPEYSGDLPHFAPEMGIIQPLFLAALKYRHPFWRRKALNLLQKSGREGPWCGVIEAAVIKVAIAAEEAIPSDLQSTDKPEKAVVHRPSSIPEIQRVHLCWIVGYVARKEDNRIGMGVGPGTQAKFAKVQLCKRLNLDGILDDENRGPYARQCPPLGPVLPPPKRPSQHPAVKAAIEGIIASLEAQTAGFNYSAVSVGVRSIHEDTPFLDFHHTPPSPASKRGAKEVDTNTVYRLGSVSKLFAMLAALKLAEDGVLSMNDPVGRWIPELSGRDSDPESEDELDRIEWQDVTVEAVAAHLSGIGGDMSGDLASFDAGWEALGLPKASPETKTQACSGNGGLRPCTREDLLEAFQHRRPPVYPPGHIPVYSNAGTGIVGLVVEAAANKTFETSLRDLVLEPLALRDTSVGTVPEKSDQMFIPAGSTDWDMDLGIFAPAGGMNSNTKDLLSFMTGILKNSALSPSSTRRWLKPASFLSAWNSAVGAPWEIYRVDNLTSDGRIIDLYTKGGSLTSYYSALALVPDLGFVVSVLAAGPEVIGLWPSLASLQAMEALIPAMDFAAKDEAKKRFAGTHTDKGSGSHLTLFLDDGPGLVLSDWVIRDFEVLPNLGRYNPATMNATTGSNLTSVRMFPTGIENARRSAWRATFPAFTDEEAKVIDGSTSIRDASCVTWRMVDRLIYNGLSMDHFEFQFGEDGETATSIKCKGFDVELTRDSDGPQDYEI; from the exons ATGGCTTTCACCGAGGTTTTACAACAGCGTAGTGACAAAGCCTACTTGCACCTCCGAGGGGCTGCTGCGTTGATGGTTGGTCAAGGGAATGGAAGCTCAGCTGCCGTTACTCAAGATGAGGGAATGTCAACCTtgtttgagaagctcgaccTTCATACCGCAACATACGTCCTCACTCGCTCCCCAGGCCTACCATCATTGCACCCGGCGACGCCACATTCGATGCCAGTATCGCCCGATCGGACGCTATACAGAATACTGCATGCTTGTTATCACTTTATCTCGACAGCGCAGCAGTACAAATATACCAACTCGTCACTAATCCCCTCCAACATACTCATTGAGCAGGGAAGGCATCTCGGGAACTTGAAACAGTGGCTGTCGTGTCACCAGCTCGGCCCTTCGCGCCCAGCCGCTGATCCACAGAGCGAGCAGCTAATCATCCTTCGCGCTCAGTGTCTTGCTGGGCTAATATCGTCTGCCAACGTTCTTCAACCATATGAAACAGCCTATGACAAATATGAAcgcgagttcaaggagattATCACGCTGGCAGAGGCACTTTTCGAGATACAATCCGAGGTCATAAAATCCCCAGAATATTCTGGTGACCTGCCTCATTTCGCTCCAGAAATGGGCATCATTCAGCCGCTATTTCTGGCTGCCCTGAAGTATAGGCATCCTTTCTGGCGCCGCAAAGCTCTGAACCTGCTCCAGAAAAGCGGAAGGGAAGGTCCATGGTGTGGTGTAATCGAGGCTGCGGTGATCAAGGTCGCCATAGCGGCCGAAGAAGCAATACCGAGCGACCTACAGTCTACGGATAAACCAGAGAAAGCTGTCGTCCATCGTCCGAGCAGCATTCCTGAAATCCAGAGGGTCCATCTTTGTTGGATAGTTGGATATGTGGCTCGAAAAGAGGATAACAGGATCGGCATGGGCGTAGGCCCAGGAACTCAGGCCAAGTTTGCGAAGGTCCAATTGTGCAAGCGTCTCAATCTGGACGGCATTCTAGATGACGAAAACAGAGGGCCTT ACGCTCGTCAATGCCCACCTCTTGGTCCCGTCTTACCACCCCCAAAGCGGCCCAGCCAACACCCTGCTGTGAAAGCTGCCATCGAGGGCATTATCGCGTCTCTCGAAGCACAAACAGCAGGCTTCAACTACTCTGCCGTCTCTGTTGGAGTTCGGTCTATTCACGAGGACACGCCTTTCCTGGACTTCCACCATACTCCGCCTAGCCCAGCCTCGAAGCGTGGTGCCAAAGAGGTTGATACCAACACGGTGTATCGCCTTGGAAGTGTTTCAAAGCTGTTTGCAATGCTGGCGGCACTGAAACTGGCTGAAGATGGCGTGCTAAGTATGAACGACCCTGTTGGACGGTGGATCCCAGAGCTTTCAGGACGTGACAGCGATCCTGAGTCTGAAGATGAGCTTGATCGGATCGAGTGGCAGGATGTGACTGTGGAAGCTGTTGCAGCACATCTCTCGGGGATTGGTGGAGACA TGAGTGGTGATCTTGCCAGCTTTGATGCCGGCTGGGAGGCTCTTGGTCTTCCAAAAGCTTCTCCAGAGACAAAGACCCAGGCATGCTCAGGAAATGGAGGGCTTCGTCCTTGCACCCGCGAAG ACCTTCTGGAGGCATTTCAGCATAGACGTCCACCGGTGTACCCGCCAGGTCACATACCTGTGTATTCCAATGCCGGTACGGGAatcgttggccttgttgtgGAAGCGGCCGCAAACAAGACGTTCGAGACATCTCTCCGCGATTTGGTCCTGGAACCTTTGGCTCTGCGGGATACAAGTGTTGGGACCGTGCCCGAAAAATCTGATCAAATGTTCATACCTGCCGGAAGCACTGATTGGGATATGGACCTGGGAATCTTTGCACC TGCCGGTGGAATGAACTCTAACACCAAAGATTTGCTGTCTTTCATGACTGGCATCTTGAAAAACTCGGCTctttctccatcatcaacacgCCGCTGGCTCAAGCcagcttcttttctctcaGCCTGGAACAGTGCTGTTGGTGCCCCTTGGGAGATCTACCGCGTCGACAACCTGACCAGCGACGGCCGAATCATTGATCTATACACCAAAGGCGGATCTCTTACCAGCTATTATTCTGCACTGGCACTTGTGCCGGATTTGGGCTTTGTCGTTTCGGTTCTCGCTGCTGGACCTGAAGTCATTGGCCTTTGGCCATCATTGGCAAGTCTCCAGGCAATGGAGGCCTTGATCCCTGCCATGGATTTTGCAGCCAAGGATGAAGCTAAGAAGAGGTTCGCGGGGACACATACAGACAAGGGGAGCGGCTCACATCTCACGTTATTTTTGGATGACGGTCCAGGTCTGGTGCTGAGCGACTGGGTCATCCGAGACTTTGAGGTGTTGCCAAACCTCGGTCGTTACAATCCTGCAACCATGAACGCTACCACCGGGTCAAACTTGACGAGTGTGAGAATGTTCCCGACGGGTATTGAAAACGCCCGTCGGTCAGCATGGAGGGCTACATTCCCCGCCTTCACagacgaagaagccaaggTGATTGATGGGAGCACATCTATTCGGGATGCTTCGTGCGTCACCTGGCGTATGGTGGATCGATTGATCTACAATGGCCTTTCGATGGATCATTTCGAGTTCCAGTTTGGAGAGGATGGCGAGACTGCGACGAGTATCAAGTGCAAGGGTTTTGATGTCGAGCTGACGAGGGACTCGGACGGCCCTCAGGATTACGAGATATAA
- a CDS encoding MFS domain-containing protein, translating into MAPAIEHDELRLYALCTKKSWWHVPHLIKLNLLLMIPFLTSYVGGFDGSNLNGLQTLEHWQEYFNHPRGSMLGLMVNMQVIGGVFSLPVAPWMADKYGRRHPIFLGSIIIIVGAVLQGCASKLGMFIGGRFCIGLGSGFVSTAAPPLLGELAYPSHRSIMTSLYNTTWYVGAIVAAWSTYGTFKLSSDWSWRIPSLLQAAVSIIQLLLIYLVPESPRWLIANDRTPEATKILCKYHSGTEEPTELVLLQVAQIAGAIEFERSSESVSYLQFFRTRGNRHRLFVVASFGFIIQWCGNQLISSYIVLVLTDIGTTDPETQNLINGGLQLFNWAVACGSALLVERLGRRFLLLTSTIGMLFAFIIWTILAARNQQTEGGNKGLGIGVVVMVFVFYAFYNFAMNPLPIAYLLEVLPYTLRAKGLTIFNLAQFCSGIFNGFANPVALKALRWKYYIVFVCALVLWLAIIYFTYPETRGLSLEEVSQVFDGKQALDRAYELKSEGLTEIVEKTTTNGKE; encoded by the exons ATGGCTCCCGCCATCGAACACGACGAGCTGCGGCTGTACGCTCTCTGCACCAAAAAATCATGGTGGCATGTGCCACACTTGATCAAACTCAACTTGCTCCTCATGATTCCGTTCCTCACGAGTTATGTTGGAGGATTTGACGGCAGCAATCTCAATGGCCTTCAAACCCTCGAACATTGGCAAGAAT ACTTCAACCACCCTCGAGGTTCCATGCTCGGCCTCATGGTCAACATGCAGGTTATCGGGGGCGTGTTCTCTTTGCCTGTTGCTCCCTGGATGGCCGACAAGTACGGACGAAGACACCCCATTTTTCTCGggtccatcatcatcatcgtcggcgcagTGCTTCAGGGGTGTGCTTCTAAACTCGGAATGTTCATCGGCGGTCGTTTCTGTATCGGCCTCGGCTCGGGTTTCGTTTCAACCGCTGCCCCTCCGCTCCTCGGAGAGCTGGCGTATCCCTCGCATCgatccatcatgacatccCTCTATAATACTACTTGG TATGTGGGGGCCATCGTTGCCGCCTGGTCCACGTATGGCACCTTCAAGTTATCGAGTgactggagctggaggatccCCTCGCTTCTGCAAGCTgccgtctccatcatccagctGCTGTTGATCTATCTTGTGCCCGAGAGTCCTAGGTGGCTCATTGCGAACGACCGGACGCCTGAAGCCACCAAGATTCTTTGCAAATACCACAGCGGGACCGAGGAGCCGACTGAGCTCGTACTGCTCCAGGTCGCCCAGATCGCTGGTGCCATCGAGTTTGAGCGCTCAAGCGAGTCGGTATCTTACCTCCAATTCTTCCGAACTA GGGGGAACCGTCATCGGCTGTTCGTCGTTGCCAGCTTCGGCTTCATCATCCAGTGGTGCGGTAACCAGCTCATCTCGTCTTATATTGTTCTCGTTCTCACCGACATCGGCACCACCGACCCCGAAACTCAGAATCTAATCAATGGCGGTCTACAGCTTTTCAACTGGGCCGTTGCTTGCGGCTCAGCCCTTCTCGTCGAGCGTCTGGGCAGGCGGTTCTTGCTGCTTACGTCCACCATCGGCATGCTATTCGCCTTCATTATTTGGACTATCCTTGCAGCGCGCAATCAACAGACAGAGGGAGGCAATAAAGGCCTTGGTATCGGAGTAGTGGTCATGGTATTCGTCTTCTACGCCTTTTACAACTTCGCCATGAACCCTTTGCCTATCGCCTATTTACTCGAGGTGCTGCCATATACACTCCGTGCCAAAGGCCTCACCATCTTTAACCTGGCGCAGTTTTGCAGCGGGATTTTCAATGGCTTTGCTAATCCAGTAGCACTGAAAGCCCTTCGTTGGAAGTATTACATTGTCTTTGTTTGcgccttggtgttgtggcTGGCCATCATCTACTTCACCTATCCCGAGACGCGAGGGTTATCGCTTGAAGAGGTCAGCCAGGTTTTTGATGGTAAACAGGCACTTGACAGGGCATATGAGCTGAAGAGTGAGGGGCTTACTGAGATTGTGGAGAAGACCACGACGAATGGCAAGGAGTAA
- a CDS encoding Glycoside hydrolase family 31 translates to MHLKNLIVSATAFAGSCLAQSKAGVEDLDKAGNDLFEKDLSKCPGYKAVKHWQTKDGFYADLALAGPACNVFGTDLPKLKLEVEYQTSERLHVKILDTNNTVYQVPDSVFPRPGYGQWCSPKNSKLKFAFKADPFSFTVSRSDTGEVLFDTSGNKLVFENQYVYLKTHLPPSPHLYGLGEHSDPFMLNTTNYTRTIYTRDSYGVPQGENLYGAHPIYFDHRDKGTHGVFLLNSNGMDIYIDKKAGKQYLEYNIIGGVLDFYFIAGPSPRDVARQYAEITQLPLMTPYWGLGFHQCRYGYRDVYEVAAVVANYSSQNIPLETMWTDIDYMDRRRIFTIDPERFPAHLYKDLVDTIHARDQHYIVMVDPAVYYKESNPALDAGLEYDTFIKEPNGSDYKGVVWAGPSYFPDWFHPDSQKYWTEQFAEFFDGTNGPDIDALWIDMNEPANFYNRPYPGNNTTPEKFAEVDGDPPKPPPVRDGPDAPIPGFPDSLQPNFASGGNKRQVASVKHTSLRPRSNRNHGAGNWRSSSRQWGQNRLGRPGSKWQHGKRTGSGCGPDECKGLPNRELIRPPYMIQNGAGPTLADSTTDTDLVQSGGYVQYDTHNLYGAMMSTHSHNAMRARRPDKRALVITRSTFAGSGKDVSHWLGDNISGWLWYRHSISQILQFASLYQVPVVGPDVCGFGGNVTETLCARWAALGSFYTFFRNHNEISANSQEFYRWPKVAEAARKGIAIRYQLLDYIYTAIYKQNQTGTPTLNPLFFNYPNDPNTYPIDLQFFYGDGILVSPVTEENSTNVNFYLPNDIFYEWGTGKPVRGRGEYVDAEVDVTDITIHYKGGIIYPQRVESANTTTALRKKGFNIVIAPGLDGSAKGSLYLDDGESLIQDAVSEIDFKYAKGKFSMTGSFGYDVGVNIETITILGVDRKPYGGDAEYDGKNKKLVLHVDVPLTGKYEKKIL, encoded by the exons ATGCATCTGAAGAACCTCATCGTCTCAGCAACGGCCTTTGCCGGCTCCTGTCTTGCTCAGAGCAAGGCAGGTGTCGAAgacctcgacaaggctgGCAACGATCTTTTTGAAAAGGACCTCTCCAAGTGCCCCGGATACAAGGCCGTCAAGCATTGGCAGACAAAGGATGGCTTCTATGCCGACCTTGCTCTCGCTGGGCCGGCTTGCAATGTTTTCGGGACTGACCTCCCCAAGTTGAAGCTTGAGGTCGAGTACCAGACCAGCGAGAGACTACATGTCAAGATCTTGGACACAAACAACACTGTGTACCAAGTTCCAGACAGCGTGTTCCCGCGTCCAGGCTATGGGCAGTGGTGTTCTCCCAAGAACTCCAAGCTCAAGTTCGCCTTCAAAGCCGATCCCTTTTCTTTCACGGTATCCCGGTCCGACACTGGTGAAGTGCTCTTTGACACCAGCGGCAACAAATTGGTCTTTGAGAACCAATACGTCTACCTCAAGACGCATCTTCCCCCGAGCCCTCACCTGTACGGCTTGGGTGAGCATAGCGATCCGTTCATGCTGAACACGACCAACTATACCAGGACCATCTACACCCGAGATTCTTATGGAGTCCCTCAAGGCGAGAATCTATACGGTGCTCACCCGATCTACTTTGATCACAGAGACAAGGGAACTCATGGCGTCTTTTTGCTCAACTCCAACGGCATGGATATCTATATCGACAAGAAAGCTGGCAAGCAGTACCTTGAGTACAACATCATCGGCGGTGTTCTCGACTTTTACTTCATTGCTGGTCCTTCTCCTCGTGACGTCGCAAGACAGTACGCCGAGATCACTCAGCTTCCGCTCATGACACCTTACTGGGGACTTGGATTCCACCAATGCCGATACGGCTATAGAGATGTCTACGAAGTTGCTGCCGTTGTTGCCAACTATTCCTCACAAAATATTCCCCTCGAAACAATGTGGACTGATATCGACTATATGGACCGTCGACGCATCTTCACCATTGACCCTGAGAGATTCCCGGCCCATCTGTACAAGGATCTTGTCGACACAATCCACGCAAGAGACCAGCACTACATCGTCATGGTTGACCCTGCCGTCTACTACAAGGAGTCCAACCCGGCGCTTGATGCAGGTCTTGAGTATGATACCTTTATCAAGGAGCCGAACGGCTCAGACTATAAGGGCGTTGTCTGGGCTGGTCCAAGTTATTTCCCCGACTGGTTCCACCCTGACTCTCAGAAGTACTGGACTGAACAGTTTGCCGAGTTCTTTGACGGAACCAACGGTCCGGATATTGATGCTCTGTGGATCGATATGAACGAGCCCGCAAACTTTTACAACAGACCCTACCCTGGCAACAACACGACACCTGAGAAGTTTGCcgaggttgatggtgatCCTCCCAAGCCCCCTCCAGTTCGAGATGGCCCCGACGCGCCTATCCCTGGATTCCCCGATAGTCTCCAGCCCAACTTTGCCTCTGGCGGCAACAAGAGGCAAGTTGCCTCTGTCAAGCACACCAGTCTCCGCCCTCGCTCCAACCGTAACCACGGTGCCGGCAACTGGCGTTCTTCCAGTCGCCAATGGGGCCAGAACCGACTCGGCCGTCCAGGTTCCAAGTGGCAGCACGGCAAGCGGACAGGTTCAGGCTGCGGACCCGACGAGTGCAAGGGTCTTCCCAACCGCGAGCTCATCAGGCCACCATACATGATCCAGAATGGTGCTGGACCTACTCTTGCTGACAGTACGACTGATACGGACCTTGTCCAGAGCGGTGGCTATGTTCAGTACGATACTCACAACCTCTATGGAGCTATGATGTCAACGCATTCCCACAATGCCATGCGGGCTAGACGCCCTGATAAGCGCGCTCTTGTCATTACGCGAAGCACTTTTGCCGGGTCCGGCAAGGACGTGTCGCATTGGCTTGGAG ACAACATTTCGGGCTGGCTTTGGTACCGTCACTCCATCAGCCAGATCCTCCAGTTTGCCTCTCTCTATCAGGTCCCCGTCGTTGGACCAGATGTCTGCGGCTTTGGAGGCAACGTTACTGAAACTCTCTGTGCTCG ATGGGCCGCCCTTGGTTCCTTTTACACCTTCTTCCGCAACCACAATGAGATTTCGGCCAACTCGCAAGAGTTCTACCGTTGGCCCAAGGTGGCAGAAGCTGCCCGCAAAGGAATCGCCATCCGATATCAGCTTC TCGACTATATCTACACCGCCATCTACAAACAGAACCAGACTGGCACTCCAACCTTGAACCCTCTGTTCTTCAACTACCCTAACGACCCCAACACGTATCCCATCGATCTGCAGTTCTTCTAcggcgatggcatcctcGTCAGCCCCGTCACCGAAGAGAACAGCACTAACGTCAACTTTTACCTCCCCAATGACATCTTTTACGAATGGGGTACCGGAAAGCCTGTCCGTGGACGTGGTGAATatgtcgatgccgaggttgATGTCACTGACATCACGATTCACTACAAGGGCGGCATCATCTACCCCCAGCGAGTGGAGAgcgccaacaccaccaccgccctcCGCAAGAAAGGTTTCAACATCGTGATTGCTCCCGGCCTTGATGGCTCTGCCAAGGGATCACTGTacctcgacgacggcgagtcACTCATCCAGGACGCCGTTTCCGAGATTGACTTCAAGTATGCCAAGGGCAAGTTTAGCATGACGGGTTCGTTTGGCTACGATGTCGGCGTGAATATCGAGACCATCACTATTCTTGGAGTGGACCGCAAGCCCTATGGAGGCGATGCAGAATATGACGGCAAGAATAAGAAGCTGGTCTTGCACGTGGACGTGCCTCTGACAGGCAAGTATGAGAAGAAGATTTTGTAA